The following are encoded in a window of Vespula vulgaris chromosome 8, iyVesVulg1.1, whole genome shotgun sequence genomic DNA:
- the LOC127065610 gene encoding phosphorylated adapter RNA export protein, translating into MEAEPLELEDGEVVDDEPTDVFEGYNVLQRPHMIRATEGQTKLGYSDESDESVDTESDSDSDSAHTRNKKPKLKIKRSKSLSNNWGTNNDKYKVWCTQVQEESLTEDLVSCGVTKKLYQERSVESYNFTLRYPSNANGSRNNISSDDEKYTGQRLTNKRTNSDRQNVQLRLGKRRNSMEVDCQKGCIRIIADLSTTIDSTDSDVASDIADKLCENKDLLISRIVKIIGKEKAIDFFQKTKKIEENGGLLIMNGSRRRTAGGVYLWLVKNDEHIPQEKIREIFYIDKKKNVEQKKKIQADEKRKKTQELMRSLENGSDKDLPALLTRAEFSTRQIAEEARLRRGVGMDRMPLDSDRTVTNPPPSPVTDDPDHTEHHSEHSLQSRQVQDYADDFLDIGIDVDSMEVF; encoded by the exons ATGGAAGCAGAACCTTTAGAGCTTGAAGATGGCGAGGTTGTCGATGATGAG CCAACCGATGTCTTTGAAGGATACAACGTATTGCAGAGGCCTCACATGATACGAGCAACAGAAGGACAGACAAAACTAGGATACAGTGATGAATCAGATGAATCTGTGGATACAGAAAGTGATTCAGATTCCGATTCAGCACATACTAGAAACAAAAAACCtaagttgaaaataaaaagatccaAAAGCTTATCTAATAATTGGGGaacaaataatgataaatacaaAGTATGGTGTACACAGGTGCAAGAAGAATCGTTAACAGAAGACTTAGTTTCATGTGGTGTTACAAAGAAACTCTATCAAGAACGTAGTGTTGAAAGTTATAATTTTACTCTTCGATATCCATCAAATGCTAATGGATCTCGTAACAATATTAGTTCAGATGATGAGAAATATACTGGACAGAGATTAACTAATAAAAGGACAAATTCTGATAGACAAAATGTACAACTTAGAttagggaaaagaagaaattcaatGGAAGTTGATTGTCAAAAAGGATGTATACGTATTATAGCAGATTTAAGTACAACAATAGATTCAACAGATTCAGATGTTGCAAGTGATATTGCAGATAAACTTTGTGAAAATAAGGATCTCCTTAtaa GTAGAATAGtgaaaataattggaaaagaaaaagcaattgatttttttcaaaaaacaaaaaaaatcgaagaaaatggtGGTTTGTTAATAATGAATGGATCTCGTAGAAGAACAGCAGGTGGTGTATACTTATGGCTTGTAAAAAATGATGAACATATTCCACAAGAAAAAAtcagagaaatattttatatcgataagaaaaaaaatgtggaacaaaagaaaaaaatacaggctgatgagaaaagaaaaaaaacacaggAGCTTATGAGAAGTCTTGAAA atGGTTCTGATAAAGATCTTCCAGCTTTATTAACGAGAGCAGAGTTTTCAACCAGACAGATTGCAGAAGAAGCAAGATTAAGACGTGGTGTAGGAATGGATAGAATGCCTTTAGATTCTGATCGTACAGTAACTAATCCTCCACCTAGTCCCGTTACAGATGATCCAGATCACACTGAACATCACTCTGAACATTCTCTTCAATCAAGACAAGTTCAAGATTATGCAGATGATTTTCTCGACATTGGTATAGATGTAGATAGCATGGAAGTGTTTTAA